The following are encoded together in the Kribbella sp. CA-293567 genome:
- a CDS encoding DUF1801 domain-containing protein has translation MSYREDPRVDEYIDELPEWQQQICRRVRDLAHAADPELDETIKRTVQPYFVLQGNVCALLAARTHVNVFLYDGAIVPDPDGIITAGHHNKTARTVSFREGEPINEPALLAMFRQIIANNRAGGWRKLKNAAPS, from the coding sequence ATGAGCTATCGCGAAGACCCTCGTGTCGACGAGTACATCGACGAACTGCCCGAGTGGCAACAGCAGATCTGCCGCCGCGTGCGCGATCTCGCGCACGCGGCCGACCCCGAACTGGATGAGACGATCAAGCGCACCGTCCAGCCGTACTTCGTCCTGCAGGGCAACGTCTGCGCGCTGCTGGCCGCCAGGACGCACGTCAACGTCTTCCTGTACGACGGCGCGATCGTGCCCGATCCGGACGGCATCATCACCGCCGGCCACCACAACAAGACCGCGCGGACCGTCTCGTTCCGGGAAGGCGAGCCGATCAACGAGCCGGCGCTGCTGGCGATGTTCCGCCAGATCATCGCCAACAACCGGGCCGGCGGCTGGCGCAAGCTCAAGAACGCGGCGCCGAGCTGA
- a CDS encoding VOC family protein, producing the protein MKHITAVRTVTIPVTDQDRALEFYRRELGFETLMDAPLPQLGGRWLVVGIPGTSTSIALLAATETGVDTGIRLATADAAQAHTALNEQGVATSELIAWPGVPPMFTFTDCDGNRLYLVQE; encoded by the coding sequence ATGAAGCACATCACCGCCGTCCGGACCGTCACGATTCCCGTCACCGACCAGGATCGCGCGCTCGAGTTCTACCGGCGCGAGCTGGGTTTCGAGACGCTGATGGACGCACCGCTGCCGCAACTGGGAGGACGCTGGCTGGTCGTCGGAATCCCCGGCACCAGCACCTCGATCGCGCTCCTCGCGGCGACCGAGACGGGCGTCGACACCGGCATCCGGCTGGCCACCGCCGATGCCGCCCAAGCGCACACCGCGCTCAACGAGCAGGGCGTGGCGACGAGCGAACTCATCGCCTGGCCGGGCGTCCCGCCGATGTTCACCTTCACCGACTGCGACGGCAACCGGCTCTACCTGGTGCAGGAATAA